The Peptococcaceae bacterium 1198_IL3148 genome window below encodes:
- a CDS encoding cyclic lactone autoinducer peptide — MMKKLGYRLFGVMVAALMFVANIASASACIISHYQPEVPKSLRK; from the coding sequence ATGATGAAAAAACTTGGTTACCGCCTGTTTGGCGTAATGGTGGCTGCACTGATGTTTGTGGCCAACATAGCTTCAGCCTCGGCGTGTATAATTTCACACTATCAGCCAGAAGTACCAAAGTCCCTTAGAAAGTAA
- a CDS encoding accessory gene regulator B family protein, producing the protein MSYLSFSKRLANYLSLKTGLTSEQEIIITYAIEILVLNLINIVFTIALGALLGVLPGTMVALITVAAFRHTAGGAHLDSPVRCALLTIIIFPLIAIIAQQMCALSQIYIDIFMVLSIIIGLLTVILLAPVDSPGAPIISSTRRRRLKVLSIIMVVLIALVVVFLRESHWVYALQIGNCLALSVLWVSFILSGTGKWVMSKINQIKV; encoded by the coding sequence ATGAGTTATTTATCCTTTAGTAAGCGCTTGGCAAATTATCTAAGTTTAAAGACTGGGTTGACGTCAGAACAAGAAATAATTATTACTTACGCCATCGAAATATTGGTTCTTAACTTAATTAACATTGTCTTTACAATTGCCCTGGGGGCACTTTTGGGGGTATTGCCTGGCACTATGGTAGCACTTATTACAGTTGCTGCTTTCAGACATACCGCAGGGGGGGCCCATTTAGATTCGCCAGTGCGCTGTGCGTTGCTCACCATTATAATTTTCCCCCTAATTGCTATCATTGCCCAGCAGATGTGTGCATTATCACAAATTTATATTGATATTTTTATGGTGCTATCAATAATCATTGGGTTACTTACTGTAATATTATTGGCACCGGTTGATTCTCCTGGGGCACCAATTATATCCAGCACCAGAAGAAGAAGGCTAAAGGTTCTATCCATAATTATGGTGGTGCTGATAGCGCTGGTAGTTGTTTTTTTAAGGGAAAGCCATTGGGTTTATGCATTGCAAATTGGTAATTGTTTAGCTTTAAGTGTGCTATGGGTTAGTTTTATATTAAGTGGAACAGGGAAATGGGTTATGTCAAAAATTAATCAGATTAAGGTTTAG
- a CDS encoding AlwI family type II restriction endonuclease yields MATLRSKTLFFVTSPRTPFKMLPEVKLLVEEFSDKTWNTDTQSQFAQRLSDAIFFAGTAVKDKAFSARDRINRAPKALGFVNLKPTIQLTEPGRQLLYGKRPYEIFTRQLLKFQLPSPFHKDPHNVFNVKPYLEILRLIYDLGSLSKDEIKVFAIQLTDYQKYDVIKNKIKQFRQDLLNLDRNVTNYKRFLYSTLLNETMKIYCAEIKTGNIKTRESSEKSVASFIKTKMDNARDYADACFRYLRATELVVASKSGAYLKVSDDKIADVEYIIKTVDRKPTNFLNEKEYKAYLFNPNTPILITDDKVSIIKTIERYGIKQELYNKLSLEQLKDYRDDLIANKRKENVAKNAIELRTYNQYSEIISLFKQLMGKRVPVDSPLLLEWNVWRAFAMLNDGQIEGNFKVDDEGTPLMTAPGNKPDIECRYKDFNSIIEVTMSTGQKQYEMEGEPVARHLGKFKKENKSKDTFGIFIAKSINDATLAHFYTLHKVPVSYYGGISKIIPLDIETLIKMLTVANSCKQKPSSKHLLNFLKTAAEASNTATDEKNWYDEIKRLAKEWVDLTNRGYIA; encoded by the coding sequence ATGGCAACGTTACGTTCTAAAACCTTATTTTTTGTCACTTCACCGCGAACACCTTTTAAGATGTTACCGGAGGTAAAATTACTGGTTGAAGAGTTTTCGGACAAAACTTGGAATACCGATACCCAATCACAGTTCGCCCAAAGGCTGTCAGATGCAATTTTTTTTGCAGGCACTGCAGTTAAAGATAAAGCCTTTAGTGCAAGGGATAGAATAAACCGTGCCCCAAAGGCATTAGGTTTTGTTAATTTAAAACCAACCATTCAATTAACTGAACCGGGCAGGCAACTGTTATACGGTAAAAGACCTTACGAAATCTTTACCAGACAGTTGTTAAAATTTCAATTACCTTCCCCCTTTCATAAAGACCCTCATAATGTATTTAATGTAAAGCCATACTTAGAAATTTTAAGACTGATTTACGATTTGGGTTCTTTATCTAAAGATGAAATTAAAGTTTTTGCTATTCAACTCACTGATTATCAAAAATATGACGTTATTAAAAATAAAATTAAGCAGTTTAGGCAAGACCTGCTGAACCTAGATAGAAATGTTACTAATTATAAGCGTTTTTTATATAGCACTTTACTTAATGAAACAATGAAAATATATTGCGCAGAAATTAAAACTGGAAATATCAAAACTAGAGAATCCTCAGAAAAATCTGTGGCTAGCTTTATTAAAACTAAAATGGATAACGCCCGGGATTATGCCGATGCCTGTTTTAGATATTTGAGGGCTACTGAACTGGTGGTGGCCTCTAAAAGTGGCGCCTACTTGAAGGTTTCCGATGACAAAATTGCCGACGTTGAATATATTATTAAAACTGTTGATAGAAAACCCACTAACTTTTTAAACGAAAAGGAATACAAAGCTTACCTGTTCAATCCTAACACACCTATTTTAATTACCGATGATAAAGTCAGTATTATTAAAACTATAGAACGCTACGGTATCAAGCAAGAATTATACAACAAGCTAAGCTTAGAACAGTTAAAGGATTATCGCGACGACCTCATAGCCAACAAACGGAAAGAAAATGTTGCTAAGAATGCGATAGAACTTAGAACCTATAATCAATACAGTGAAATCATATCCTTGTTTAAACAGTTGATGGGTAAAAGAGTACCTGTTGACAGCCCACTACTCCTGGAATGGAATGTATGGCGGGCCTTTGCCATGCTTAATGATGGGCAAATCGAAGGGAATTTTAAAGTGGATGATGAAGGTACACCATTAATGACAGCACCTGGCAATAAGCCTGATATTGAATGTCGGTATAAGGATTTTAACTCAATTATCGAGGTTACCATGTCTACCGGGCAAAAACAATATGAAATGGAAGGGGAGCCTGTGGCCCGGCATCTGGGTAAATTTAAAAAAGAAAATAAATCAAAGGATACCTTTGGGATATTTATTGCTAAATCAATAAATGATGCTACCCTTGCTCATTTTTACACACTGCACAAGGTTCCAGTTAGTTATTATGGTGGTATATCTAAAATCATTCCTTTGGACATCGAAACACTAATTAAAATGCTTACCGTTGCCAATTCTTGTAAACAAAAACCATCTTCTAAGCATTTACTTAACTTTCTTAAGACTGCTGCCGAGGCTTCAAATACAGCTACAGATGAAAAAAATTGGTATGATGAAATAAAAAGACTTGCAAAGGAATGGGTAGATTTAACAAATAGAGGCTACATAGCGTAG
- a CDS encoding Dam family site-specific DNA-(adenine-N6)-methyltransferase, producing the protein MKPVLKYRGGKSKELCHFLKHIPKSYTTYIEPFVGGGALYFHLEPQRAIINDINTKLITFYHQLKYQYHTLVDQLAELQDIYEKNQIEYEKLKAKNPDIKVENKNEQLYYSLRNIFNYPNENYLAGTIYYFINKTSYGGMIRYNKKGEYNVPFGRYKNFNTKIITEKHHHLLANTDIHCADYSEIFNMATERDFMFLDPPYDCIFNDYGNLELEDGFNEMEHKRLASDFRNLGCPTLMVISKTPLTESLYRDYIVDEYHKSYAVNIRNRFKNEAKHIIIKNYR; encoded by the coding sequence ATGAAGCCAGTATTAAAATATAGAGGTGGAAAATCTAAAGAATTATGCCACTTTTTAAAACATATTCCTAAAAGTTACACAACCTACATAGAGCCCTTTGTGGGGGGAGGGGCCTTATATTTTCATCTTGAACCGCAACGGGCAATCATTAATGATATTAACACTAAACTAATTACTTTTTATCATCAGTTAAAATATCAGTACCATACTTTAGTTGATCAACTTGCTGAGTTACAGGATATTTATGAAAAAAACCAAATTGAGTATGAAAAATTAAAGGCAAAGAACCCTGATATAAAGGTTGAAAATAAAAATGAGCAACTGTACTATAGCCTCCGCAACATTTTTAATTATCCCAATGAAAATTATTTAGCAGGCACAATATATTATTTCATTAACAAAACTTCGTATGGCGGCATGATAAGATATAATAAAAAAGGCGAGTATAACGTACCCTTTGGGAGGTATAAGAATTTTAACACCAAAATAATCACAGAAAAACATCATCATTTGTTGGCTAATACTGACATCCACTGTGCGGATTATTCCGAAATTTTTAACATGGCTACAGAGAGGGATTTTATGTTTTTAGACCCACCATATGATTGCATTTTTAATGATTATGGCAACTTAGAATTAGAAGATGGTTTTAATGAAATGGAGCATAAGCGATTAGCTTCAGATTTTAGAAACCTGGGTTGTCCCACTTTGATGGTGATTAGTAAAACTCCTCTAACCGAGAGCCTATACAGGGATTACATAGTGGATGAATATCACAAATCCTATGCAGTCAACATAAGAAATCGTTTCAAAAATGAAGCAAAACATATTATAATTAAAAATTACAGATAG
- a CDS encoding methyl-accepting chemotaxis protein has translation MFRSLLSGLKIKSSLIAFVVLLVCCLGTLGIYNYKELHAVQENITSLEREITVSVLQAKDMRYSVIQVQQWLTDASATGDIGGLTEAEKYAQQFRTYAKGLQDSNLGDSSEINEILKDFEPYYAIGIKMANAYISQGREAGNAIMPEFDSAAELLSNNLDKYVDNHVQEMSNTLNNTQIQLQIIVSRLVLVLGLIAFTLIGGCLLLFYKIVPPLKLLMDSMNDINQGEGDLTRRIPAEGKDEISDVANSFNGIIENLHEIISNIKTNSENLTSYSQDLASASEEVNTSMEEVAGITNEVAATSKQGTENLTAMAHDSRQMYLLAEEGNKAVKETVEKINSIARVSGNTANVIKALGEQSQQIGRIITVITNISEQTNLLALNAAIESARAGEHGRGFAVVAEEVRKLAEQSADASSEITRLIEQMQAGVEKAVASIEGSVVEVGEGVQIANNAGISLEKITRAAKTNTNIIQDVASGVVQVNEGMQQLAQSSEQITSSTLQVSSASQQLANIADKLSKTVDKFKLQ, from the coding sequence GTGTTCAGATCTTTATTAAGCGGCTTAAAAATTAAATCTTCTCTAATTGCGTTTGTGGTGCTATTAGTATGTTGTCTAGGGACGTTAGGCATTTATAATTATAAAGAACTTCATGCGGTGCAAGAGAACATTACCAGCTTGGAACGTGAAATTACAGTAAGTGTCTTACAGGCTAAAGATATGCGTTATTCTGTCATCCAAGTACAGCAATGGCTTACTGATGCCAGTGCCACCGGAGATATTGGTGGATTAACAGAAGCAGAAAAGTATGCACAACAATTCAGAACCTACGCCAAGGGTTTACAAGATAGTAACTTAGGTGATTCTAGTGAAATTAATGAGATATTAAAAGATTTTGAACCCTATTATGCCATCGGCATAAAAATGGCTAACGCCTATATTAGTCAAGGAAGAGAAGCGGGAAATGCTATTATGCCTGAGTTTGATAGTGCTGCCGAACTGCTTTCAAACAACTTGGATAAGTATGTAGACAATCATGTTCAGGAAATGAGTAATACTCTAAATAATACACAAATCCAACTTCAGATAATAGTGTCCCGATTAGTTTTAGTTTTAGGATTAATCGCCTTTACTTTAATTGGCGGGTGCTTACTACTATTTTATAAAATAGTGCCACCATTAAAACTTCTCATGGATTCAATGAATGATATTAATCAAGGTGAAGGTGACTTAACAAGGCGTATTCCTGCAGAAGGGAAAGATGAAATTAGTGATGTGGCCAACAGTTTTAATGGTATCATCGAAAATTTGCATGAAATAATCTCAAATATAAAAACTAATTCCGAAAATTTAACCAGTTACAGTCAAGATTTGGCATCTGCCAGTGAAGAAGTAAATACATCAATGGAAGAAGTAGCAGGTATTACAAATGAAGTTGCAGCCACCTCTAAGCAGGGGACTGAAAATTTAACTGCCATGGCTCATGACTCCAGGCAAATGTATTTATTAGCCGAAGAAGGAAATAAAGCAGTAAAAGAAACCGTCGAAAAAATTAATTCTATTGCTCGGGTGTCTGGAAATACTGCAAATGTGATCAAAGCTTTAGGCGAGCAATCCCAACAAATTGGCAGGATCATTACTGTCATTACCAATATATCCGAACAAACAAATTTACTGGCTTTAAATGCTGCCATTGAATCTGCCCGGGCTGGTGAACATGGGCGCGGCTTTGCAGTTGTAGCGGAAGAAGTACGTAAGCTAGCTGAACAATCAGCTGATGCTTCTTCTGAAATCACACGACTTATTGAACAAATGCAAGCTGGTGTGGAAAAGGCAGTAGCTTCTATAGAGGGCAGTGTGGTAGAAGTAGGTGAAGGCGTACAAATTGCTAACAATGCCGGTATTTCATTAGAAAAAATTACTAGAGCAGCTAAGACTAACACCAACATTATTCAGGATGTTGCAAGCGGTGTGGTACAGGTAAATGAAGGAATGCAACAACTTGCTCAATCAAGTGAACAAATAACTTCCAGCACCCTACAAGTATCAAGTGCCTCACAACAATTGGCTAACATTGCTGATAAATTAAGTAAAACTGTTGATAAATTTAAACTCCAATAG
- a CDS encoding ATP-binding cassette domain-containing protein: protein MLEALIHKKLWHFDLNIKLQVKNEILVLWGHSGAGKTTILQCLAGLAKPSSGLIKLNDQVLYSSADHINLSPQVRNVGYLFQDYALFPHMTVRQNVMYGLKAKKISKSSVDPGKLLNSFGVGHLIDRYPRQLSGGEKQRVALARALAVQPKLLLLDEPFSALDKGTRESLRQEVKKLHRQWQIPFILVTHDEEDASYLGDHLIALDKGQPCQGIGNVTTTSSQIVI, encoded by the coding sequence ATGTTAGAGGCGCTAATTCATAAAAAACTGTGGCATTTTGATTTAAACATAAAGTTACAAGTAAAAAATGAAATATTGGTGCTGTGGGGACACTCCGGTGCTGGAAAAACCACTATTCTGCAATGTCTGGCCGGTTTAGCTAAACCTTCCTCCGGCCTTATCAAACTAAATGACCAGGTGTTATATTCATCTGCAGATCATATAAATTTGTCACCTCAAGTTCGCAACGTAGGATATTTGTTTCAAGACTATGCCCTGTTTCCCCATATGACTGTAAGGCAGAATGTAATGTACGGCTTAAAGGCCAAGAAGATTTCTAAATCAAGTGTTGACCCCGGGAAATTGTTAAACTCCTTCGGTGTAGGGCACTTAATAGATCGTTACCCCCGCCAGCTTTCCGGTGGCGAAAAGCAAAGGGTGGCCTTGGCCAGGGCGCTGGCAGTTCAACCTAAGTTACTCTTATTAGATGAGCCCTTCAGCGCCTTGGATAAGGGTACCAGGGAATCGCTCCGGCAAGAGGTGAAAAAACTACACCGCCAGTGGCAGATTCCCTTTATTTTAGTTACCCATGATGAGGAAGACGCAAGTTACCTGGGCGATCATCTTATTGCCTTGGACAAAGGGCAACCTTGTCAGGGTATTGGCAACGTTACTACCACTTCATCCCAAATAGTTATTTAA
- the modB gene encoding molybdate ABC transporter permease subunit — MFLLADWSPVLLSLRTAVIAVMAVIILGLPLARLMTRREFPGKDVLESAITLPMVLPPSVIGYGLLMLIGKNGPLGQLLDSFGIRIIFTWWAAVLAATVVAFPLMYQSAKAAFKSVDVNYENAARTLGASEVRIFLTVTLPLAWPGILAGVVLSFARALGEFGATLMVAGNIPGQTSTIPVAIFFAVDAGDNATAQTLVAIVTAFSFLVIFWVNRWAKRQNY, encoded by the coding sequence ATGTTCTTACTGGCAGACTGGTCACCGGTATTACTATCCCTTCGTACAGCAGTTATTGCTGTGATGGCAGTGATCATTTTGGGATTACCATTGGCAAGGCTAATGACCCGCAGAGAGTTCCCAGGTAAAGATGTTCTGGAATCTGCCATCACTCTGCCCATGGTATTGCCGCCGTCAGTTATCGGCTATGGTCTGTTGATGCTGATTGGCAAAAACGGACCGTTGGGTCAACTGTTGGATAGCTTTGGCATTAGGATTATTTTTACTTGGTGGGCTGCGGTGCTGGCGGCAACGGTGGTTGCTTTTCCGCTGATGTACCAGAGTGCCAAGGCAGCCTTTAAAAGTGTTGATGTAAACTATGAAAACGCGGCCCGGACTTTAGGGGCAAGTGAGGTAAGGATATTCCTTACCGTCACCCTGCCCCTGGCCTGGCCCGGCATATTGGCTGGGGTGGTTTTATCCTTTGCCCGGGCTTTAGGTGAATTTGGGGCCACCTTAATGGTGGCAGGCAATATTCCAGGGCAGACGTCCACAATACCGGTTGCTATCTTCTTTGCGGTGGATGCCGGTGATAATGCCACTGCCCAAACCTTGGTGGCCATTGTCACTGCATTTAGTTTTCTGGTTATTTTTTGGGTCAACCGCTGGGCCAAGCGACAGAATTATTAG
- the modA gene encoding molybdate ABC transporter substrate-binding protein, with product MKKIITMILMSVFMFSVLTGCGGTNKQATSPNQAKAEPVNLTVSAAASLKDAAEELKVLYAKEHQDVNITYNFGASGTLQKQIEQGAPADLFISAGKKQMDVLEEKDIVVKQSRQDLLGNELVLIAKKDSQIADFQDLFKPEVEKISIGTPESVPAGQYAKEALTSMQLWNKLQPKLVLAKDVRQVLTYVETGNVAAGMVYSSDAVMGEDIKVVTAAPAESHKPIVYPMAILKNTKNQEAVEDFAAFLSGEEAAKVFEKYGFKAINK from the coding sequence ATGAAAAAAATTATCACTATGATATTAATGTCTGTATTTATGTTTTCAGTCTTGACAGGTTGTGGGGGTACCAATAAACAAGCAACTTCTCCAAATCAAGCTAAAGCAGAGCCGGTTAACTTGACAGTCTCCGCAGCGGCCAGTCTCAAGGATGCGGCTGAAGAGTTAAAGGTTCTCTATGCTAAAGAGCATCAGGATGTCAATATTACATATAATTTTGGGGCTTCTGGCACACTGCAAAAGCAGATAGAGCAAGGCGCACCGGCAGATCTCTTTATCTCAGCTGGCAAAAAGCAGATGGATGTATTGGAAGAAAAGGACATTGTTGTTAAACAGTCACGTCAAGATTTGCTGGGAAATGAACTGGTGTTGATAGCTAAAAAGGATAGTCAAATTGCAGATTTTCAAGATTTGTTCAAGCCAGAAGTAGAAAAAATTAGCATCGGTACTCCGGAGTCTGTCCCTGCAGGTCAATATGCCAAAGAGGCTTTAACCTCAATGCAGTTATGGAATAAACTGCAACCAAAACTTGTTCTAGCCAAGGATGTGCGTCAGGTTCTTACCTACGTCGAAACCGGCAATGTTGCAGCAGGCATGGTATATAGCTCCGACGCTGTGATGGGTGAAGATATTAAAGTGGTAACTGCTGCCCCGGCTGAATCCCATAAACCGATCGTTTATCCGATGGCCATACTAAAGAATACTAAAAATCAAGAAGCTGTAGAAGATTTTGCCGCATTCCTGTCAGGGGAAGAGGCCGCTAAAGTATTTGAGAAATACGGGTTTAAAGCAATTAATAAGTAA